From a single Verrucomicrobiales bacterium genomic region:
- a CDS encoding ParA family protein, producing MSLYPCAYKDTYPCILIRQQFFLGENFMEGHSIVEISGPRTAIIGIGNQKGGVGKTTITVQLACALAELGRKVLIVDLDVNAGSTKHFGIKPEGFLGTFEVLVGDEEPLDVIITHEDEDNQLPEGVHLLPGSRKLESLDERLRTKKSKFDPVPLHDCLKPVVEKLRGHYDYVFLDTPPSAPLPIIAAYKAADGFLLVAIPEGLAIQGLNEALHDIEEVRKYGNSKLELVGIAIGAVESRTRLSRELVAYVAGTFKDYQLLPVIPRSTIVPTAQTQGTTIFRVDSTHTVCQAFRDLAVSFETNIEKFLGIKHSVQISSEVAANG from the coding sequence ATGAGCCTGTATCCTTGTGCCTACAAGGATACGTATCCTTGTATCCTTATCAGGCAGCAATTTTTCTTAGGAGAAAACTTTATGGAGGGCCATTCGATCGTGGAAATTTCAGGGCCGAGGACCGCGATAATCGGGATCGGAAACCAGAAGGGTGGAGTCGGCAAGACGACCATCACGGTTCAACTTGCGTGCGCCTTGGCTGAATTGGGGCGGAAAGTGCTCATCGTTGATCTGGACGTCAACGCGGGTTCGACCAAACACTTTGGAATTAAACCTGAGGGTTTCTTAGGCACCTTTGAAGTCTTGGTGGGGGATGAGGAGCCGCTCGATGTGATTATCACTCACGAGGACGAAGACAATCAGCTACCAGAAGGGGTTCATCTGCTGCCGGGTTCTCGTAAACTCGAAAGTCTTGATGAGAGGCTCCGAACCAAGAAGTCCAAGTTCGACCCGGTGCCGTTGCACGACTGCTTGAAGCCCGTGGTCGAAAAGCTCCGGGGGCATTATGACTACGTTTTCTTGGATACTCCTCCCAGCGCCCCGTTGCCGATCATCGCAGCATACAAAGCCGCCGACGGCTTTCTCCTGGTCGCGATTCCGGAGGGACTAGCGATTCAAGGGCTCAACGAAGCTTTGCATGACATCGAGGAAGTTCGAAAATACGGGAATTCAAAACTTGAGTTAGTAGGGATCGCCATCGGAGCGGTGGAAAGTCGAACCAGACTCAGCCGAGAACTGGTGGCCTACGTGGCAGGAACCTTCAAAGACTATCAACTTCTGCCGGTCATTCCGCGTTCGACCATCGTGCCCACTGCACAAACCCAAGGGACTACAATTTTCAGAGTCGATTCAACGCACACCGTTTGCCAGGCTTTCAGGGATTTGGCAGTGAGTTTTGAGACCAACATTGAAAAATTCCTTGGAATAAAGCACTCGGTGCAGATTTCTTCGGAGGTAGCAGCCAATGGCTAA